The following DNA comes from Oncorhynchus masou masou isolate Uvic2021 chromosome 21, UVic_Omas_1.1, whole genome shotgun sequence.
cttcaatttttccagattgactgaccttcatgtcttaaagtaatgatggactgtcatttctctttgcctatttgagctgttattgccataatatggactcggCTTTTTatcaaatagggttatcttctgtataccaaccctatcttgtcacaacactactgattggctcaaacgcatgccaagagtgtgcaaagctgtcattaaggcagggtagctactttgaaaaatTTCAAATTTTAAATCTacattggttactacatgactccatatgtgttatttcatagtttttgatgtcttgactattattctacattgtggaaaatagtaaaaactaagaaaaacccttgaatgactaggtgtgtccaaacttttgattggtactgtaggTTAACATGTTTCTGTGACATAGCCTTAGCATTTAAGGATCATCACGCACAGTGGAGGGATTTTACTCCATAGGTCTCCATTAGTACGGTAGGAAGAAGACGCTGAGCGTAATACTAGAACACTGTGTTTTAAACAAACATCTTTTGTGATGAAATCATGTTTTTGAATGTATCCCCGCCCCCCCCTGCAGCAATCCCACATCCTGACCTAGACCTACCCGTTTGAGAAACACATTGGCATCACTCCCCAGTTGACTGTATCTCCCAGGCTCGTTCCTTCATGCCCTCCCCATGATTTAACGCTCTGTTCATTCACTGAGTGCTGGGATCTTTCCTGGGTCCTACTTTTCCCCACCACCGCTCTCCCCATGTGGCCCCATGCAGTGTCGTCTCCCTAACACGGAACAGTTTCTCCCAATAGCAGGGACTCCCCTCTAGATCCCCTCTCTCATACATCACAGTTATCGTCGTAATGGTTCAAAATGGCAAAGTGTTTCCAGTTGTTTCCTCACAGGCACTCGCACACTGTGACTTCAGTTTATTCCTTGGGGTCTCCTGAGGCCAACGGCTGTCTACCCAGACACTCTGCTGTGGTTTAACCCCTTCAAGCTTGAGCTGAACCGCAATATCTccccctaatacacacacatggaAGACATTGGCATTGCATCACTCACTACCAATAAAGTCCTTTTGAAACAGTGCAGGATTTCCCCTGTAGAAGTGAAAGGTAGGCTGCATGTGGGATTCCTTTTCATTCATGTGGTGCTCAAATGACATGAATGCAGTCTTAAAGTAGTCTAGGAATTCCATTAATTCTTATCTATGGGAAATGGTATTGGCCTTCACTGTCGGAATTCCTTTTTTCATGATATTGTGCTTGGTCAGGTCAAGGCTAAGCCATTTCCTTCATCTCACGTTCTAATATTACAGCTCCTCTCTCATCACAACCAACCGAGGACTTGGAAGGAATGACTTGTGTAAATGGATCAGGGGTTTTCCAGTCTTTTTGTTGAGGCTGTAGTATAGCCTCTGTTAACCCTTCTGGTTCTGATAGCAGGGTTTTCACTGAGCGGGCCCAGATCTGCAGCATCTTTATTTAAAAACACTCTGGTGTTTCCTTCCAGCTGGCAACCAGTGGTCGGCAGCACAGCGTCCTTGAGCAATTGTTTTATAAAGTGTTACATGAAATCCTGATTCCTGCGGTGAACACAGGAACTCCATGTTGGTCCAAGTTCTCATCTCGGATCAGAATCCCCTCTTCTGTTCTCTGAGCGCTGAGGCCGCAGGCCAGCTATCTGCCTCTCACAGCATCGGTTCATTTtcgcgagagaggagagggagaccgaaAAGGACAAGGAAGAGCGAGACCCTCTGTGCGATGGCTGGCGCCCAGTCACTGCTTCGCctggctggcacacacacacacactgacacccgctccatacacacacacacacacaaaaatatggGAGACAGATTGGGCCGACACCAGCAGCATTTCATACAGAAGAAATGCAGAAAGGAGACAAGCCATTTGCTCTGCGTTATAGTGGGTGACCTCCTGTCATACCTACTGCCATCTTTCCCTGAACTCATGTCAACTATAGTGAGTTTTACAATTATCAGTAGAATGTTTGGATTTGTGATGTTTTCCAGCTCCTATTATTCCCTTTTCGTGTGAATGAAGTGTATCGAGGCAAGGGATACACGTCATATTTAGGAAGGGAAAACAAACTCCTTATACATTTAAAGTGATTACAAACAATTGGAAACTGTGTAGAAAATATCATGGATCTACATTTATACTGTTTCTTGACTGTGTCCAGCTTACTAATAATCATTCAAATGAAACCTAGACAGTCAGGTAGCATCAAATTGCAAAAGCATTGGATTACAGGACAATTTCTTTGCACGTTTTGATGGTGAAGAAATGAACACATTTTCAGTGTGACCCTCTGGACCTTCTTGAAGAACGAATGTGTCCCCCGGCGTAAAATGAGGTTAAAACCCCTGTACCAGATACTTTGCAATGTGATCTTCAATGACAATTCAATGAGTATTGTTTTGATCTTTGCATTTTTTACTGTTTGAATGAAGAAAACATGGTGTATTTTAGATTTGACACAATTTTTCAGCAGGGACAAttcagccgtgtgtgtgtgtcatactgTCTATTGTTCACCCACATCTAGGTACTGCGGGATCTCTTCCACTACAAACCTGTCCTGACCAAGCAGCAGTTCCTCCAGTTTGGCTATGCAGAAAGAAAGACCTGCAtcctctgtgatgtcatcgcCTTCGCCCTGCAGAAACACAAAGAGCTCAGCAAAGGCAACAAGGTCAGTCAGTCTCCCTCAGCTTTGACGAGCCTCGAGAAAAGCGTGTCATCAACGACATGATAATGATGATACGGTATTCACGTTTCAATTAACTATTGCACCCTCTTGATCAGAACAtgtctgtattgtagtagagaatgtgttctcagtagcctacctggtaaaagaAAACGTTCATGTattgcatctgtgtgtgttgcagcCAAAGCCGAGGCCGCATTTTCAGGCCTTGTGTTCAGACTCCAAAAGTGAGGCTCTCCCATTTCAGGCTGAAACAATGAACCCCATGGCCACCAAAGTAAGTCTTTGCCAAGGACATGACAGTGTAGACCAACAGACCTGTTCAGCTCTCTACACTTTATCAAAGAGGCCTGAGCtagcctagttaagtaaaggttaaagaaaacattttaaaatgataaaataGACCATTGTGACGCTGCATGAGTACATGGCCCGGCCTTAACATGACGAGGTGAGATGGTTCTTTCCCACAGTTGTCCCTAAGCAGGCCACTAGTGGAGAGACACATTGGTGGTGACTCCTGGCTCTCCTCTCGTAGAACCTCAGATATTGAagagtctgaggaagaggaggaggaggaggggctgggACTGGAGGAGGTCCAGAACCAAGCACCTACAGTCCCTCAAACAGTGAGTACCAGCATACTTCTCCACAATataagcacagacacacacacagcctttctctctgtaacacacatcactaaagtgacacacacacacacagactggattGTGACCACCCTTCCAGGACCTGGTGGTGGAGGGGAGGCTGGCAGTGCTGGAGGCCCAGCTGTTGCAGGTCCAGACCCGACTGGGGGGGCTCTCGGCCCTGGAGCAGAGGCTGGAGCTTCTAGAGAAGGCCTCGGCCGGGAGGATCACTATAGACAAGCACCAGTGGGAGAACCTGGAGAGCAGAGTGCTACTGCTGGAGACCAAACTGACCCTCTCCACAGCCACGGCCCAGGTaggctctttgtgtgtgtgtccctatcCACTGCAAATTGATTCTTGGATACTGTGTGTCAGCCAAGGCCCAGGTAGGAAGGGATCTCTACACCACATCTGTCCGATCTGGAGACTCTTCTAGAGAACTCTCCCTACCTCTATCCAATGACAAGTAGAAGCAGATGTTGAACTAATGATGTCAGTCCATTCCAGAATgtctactgtatctctgtttgCTGATTAAAGATGGAAAAATGTACAGCTTTCAaggttgtttttttcccctctagGAGTCATCGTCACTTATCAATGGAGGTTGGAGTCATCACGTGGCGGATAATGCTACAGAAGTCACGGGTTAGAACTGATTTTGACAATAAAAGTATCTTAGATATTTATGAGGCCATCGTATACAACAACTGAAATACAGTAATAGAAAGATCAAATTCCCAGTGTGATAGAAGTTCAACTGATGCTCACATACCCTTACAGAGTCAAGACCCAGTCTTCCAGAGAGCCTCCTACACAACTCTGGCTGTGAGCGTCCTCAGTCCTCCACCACTTCCGCAAGCTATCCCATCACCCCCTGTGTGACAACGGCACCCCCAGAGGTAATGGCAGATattacaagtgtgtgtgtatatatctatatctatatcagtgccttgcgaaagtattcggcccccttgaactttgcgaccttttgccacatttcaggcttcaaacataaagatataaaactgtatttttttgtgaagaatcaacaagtgggacacaatcatgaagtggaacgacatttattggatatttcaaaagaaattaacaaatcaaaaactaaaaattgggcgtgcaaaatgattcagcccccttaagttaatactttgtagcgccaccttttgctgcgactgcagctgtaagtcgcttggggtatgtctatcagttttgcacatcgagagactgaaattttttcccattcctccttgcaaaacagctcgagctcagtgaggttggatggagagcatttgtgaacagcagttttccagttctttccacagattctcgattggattcaggtctggactttgacttggccattctaacacctggatatgtttatttttgaacaattccattgtagattttgctttatgttttggatcattgtcttgttggaagacaaatctctgtccctgtctcaggtcttttgcagactccatcaggttttcttccagaatggtcctgtatttggctccatccatcttcccatcaattttaaccatcttccctgtccctgctgaagaaaagcaggcccaaaccatgatgctgccaccaccatgtttgacagtgggaatggtgtgttcagggtgatgcgctgtgttgcttttacgccaaacataacgttttgcattgttgccaaaaagttcaattttggtttcatctgaccagagcaccttcttccacatgtttggtgtgtctcccaggtggcttgtggcaaactttaaacggcactttttatggatatctttaagaaatggctttcttcttgccactcttccataaaggccagatttgtgcaatatacgactgattgttgtcctatggacagagtctcccacctcagctgtagatctctgcagttcatccagagtgatcatgggcctcttggctgcatctctgatcagtcttctccttgtatgagctgaaagtttagagggacggccaggtcttggtagatttgcagtggtctgatactccttccatttcaatattatcgcttgcacagtgctccttgggatgtttaaagcttgggaaatctttttgtatccaaatccggctttaaacttcttcacaacagtatctcggacctgcctggtgtgttccttgttcttcatgatgctctctgcgcttttaacggacctctgagactatcacagtgcaggtgcatttatacagaaacttgattacacacatgtggattgtatttatcatcattagtcatttaggtcaacattggatcattcagagatcctcactgaacttctggagagagtttgctgcactgaaagtaaaggggctgaataattttgcatgcccaatttttgatttgttaaaaaagtttgaaatatccaataaatgtcgttccacttcatgattgtgtcccacttgttgattcttcacaaaaaaatacagttttatatctttgtttgaagcctgaaatgtggcaaaaggtcgcaaagttcaagggggccgaatactttcgcaaggcactgtatatatacatatatatactgctcaaaaaaataaagggaacacttaaacaacacaatgtaactccaagtcaatcacacttctgtgaaatcaaactgtctactgaggaagcaacactgattgacaataaatttcacatgctgttgtgcaaatggaatagacaggtggaaattataggcaattagcaagacacccccaataaaggagtggttctgctggtggtgaccacagaccacttctcagttcctatgcttcctggcagatgttttggtcacttttgaatgctggcggtgctttcactctagtggtagcatgagacggagtctacaacccacacaagtggctcaggtagtacagctcatccaggatggcacatcaatgcgagctgtggcaagaaggtttgctgtgtctgtcagcgtagtgtccagagcatggaggcgctaccagaagACAGGCTAGTACATCAGGAGActtggaggaggccgtaggagggcaacaacccagcagcaggaccgctaccttcgactttgtgcaaggaggagcattgccagagccctgcaaaatgacttccagcaggccacaaatgtgcatgtgtctgctcaaacaggttagggttcctcctaatgcaagacaatgctagacatcatgtggctggagtgtgtcagcagttcctgcaagaggaaggcattgatgctatggactggcccgcccattccccagacctgaatccaattgagtacatctgggacatcatgtctcgctccatccaccaacgccacgttgcaccacagactgtccaggagttggcggatgctttagtccaggtctgggaggagatccctcaggagaccatccgccacatCATCAGgtgcatgcccaggcattgtagggaggtcatacaggcatgtggaggccacacacactactgagcctcattttgacttgttttaaggacattacatcaaagttggatcagatcggcgggggcgtatgccttatggctaacgagacatggtgtgatgaaagaaacatacaggaactcaaatccttctgttcacctgatttagaattcctcacaatcaaatgtagaccgcattatctaccaagagaattctcttcgattataatcacagccgtatatatcccccccccaagcagacacatcgatggctctgaacaaactttatttaactctttgcaaactggaaaccatttatccggaggctgcattcattgttgctggggattttaacaaggctaatctgaaaacaagactccctaaattttaccagcatatcgattgcgcaaccaggggtggaaaaaccttggatcattgttactccAACTTctgcaacgcatataaggccctgccccgcccccctttcggaaaagctgaccacgactccattttgctgatccctacctacagacagaaactaaaactagaggctcccacgctgaggtctgtccaacgctggtccgaccaagctgactccacactccaagactgcttccatcacgtggactgggacatgtttcgtattgcgtcagataacaacattgacgaatacgctgattcggtgtgcgagttcattagaacgtgcgttgaagatgtcgttcccatagcaacgattaaaacattccctaaccagaaaccgtggattgatggcagcattcgcgtgaaactgaaagcgcgaaccactgcttttaatcagggcaaggtgtttggtaacatgaccgaatacaaacagtgcagctattccctccgcaaggctatcaaacaagctaagcgtcagtacagagacaaagtataatctcaattcaacggctcagacacgaggcatgtggcagggtctacagtcaatcacggactacaggaagaaatccagtcacggaccaggatgtcttgctcccagacttttttgcccgctttgaggacaatacagtgccactgacacggcctgcaacgaaaacatgcggtctttccttcactgcagccgaggtgagtaagacatttaaacgtgttaaccctcgcaaggctgcaggcccagacggcatccccagccgcgccctcagagcatgcacagaccagctggccggtgtgtttacggacatattcaatcaatccctataccagtctgctgttcccacatgcgtcaagagggccaccattgttcctgttcccaagaaagctaaggtaactgagctaaacgactaccgccccgtagcactcacttccgtcatcatgaagtgctttgagagactagtcaaggaccatatcatctccaccctacctgacaccctagacccactccaatttgcttaccgcccaaataggtccacagacgatgcaatctcaaccacactgcacactgccctaacccatctggacaagaggaataccaatgtgagaatgctgttcatcgactacagctcggcattcaacaccatagtaccctccaagctcgtcatcaagctcgagaccctgggtctcgaccccgccctgtgcaactgggtactggacttcctgacgggccgccccaggtggtgagggtaggtaacaacatctcctctccgctgatcctcaacactggggccccacaagggtgcgttctgagccctctcctgtactccctgttcacccacgactgcgtggccacgcacgcctccaactcaatcatcaagtttgcggacgacacaacagtggtaggcttgattaccaacaacgacgagacggcctacagggaggaggtgagggccctcggagtgtggcgtcaggaaaataacctcacactcaacgtcaacaaaactaaggagatgattgtggacttcaggaaacagcagagggaacacccccctatccacatcgatggaacagtagtggagagggtagtaagttttaagttcatcggcatacacatcacagacaaactgaattggtccactcacacagacagcatcgtgaagaaggcgcagcagcgcctcttctacctcaggaggctgaagaaattcggcttgtcaccaaaagcactcacaaacttctacagatgcacaatcgagagcatcctggcggactgtatcaccgcctggtacggcaactgctccgccctcaaccgtaaggctctccagagggtagtgaggtctgcacaacgcatcaccgggggcaaactacctgccctccaggacacctacaccacccgatgttacaggaaggccataaagatcatcaaggacatcaaccacctgagccactgcctgttcacccgctatcatccagaaggcgaggtcagtacaggtgcatcaaagctggaaccgagagactgaaaaacagcttctatctcaaggccatcagactgttaaacagccaccactaacattgagtggctgctgccaacacactgacactgactcaactccagccactttaataatgggaattgatgggaaatgatgtaaatatatcactagccactttaaacaatgctaccttatataatgttacttaccctacattattcatctcatatgcatacgtatatactgtactctatatcatcgactgcatccttatgtaaaacatgtatcactagccactttaaccatGCCACTTTGtctacatactcatctcatatgtatatactgtactcgataccatctactgtatcttacctatgctgctctgtaccatcactcattcatatatccttatgtacatattctttatccccttacactgtgtatgagacagtagttaggaattgttagttagattacttgttggttattactgcattgtcggaactagaagcacaagcatttcgctacactcgcattaacatctgctaaccatgtgtatgtgacaaataaaatttgatttgatttgagcctgtaatgtggttttccactttcattttgagtgtgactccaaatccagacctccatgggttgataaatttgatttccattgataatttttgtgtgattttgttttcagcacattcaactatgtaaagaaaaaagtatttaatatgaATAttccattcattcagatctaggatgtgttattttagtgttccctttattttttttgagcagtgtatttttatATTAGGGCTGGATTCAATCAGTAGCATCGTGAAAGATCCACCTTAGAGGTCGATTGAAATTTTAAATGCAATGTTTGAGGAGACTTCGTTCATGGTAAACTCTGCATGTGCCGAAATGACCTTAGAATTTTTACGTGGATCTTCCACAATACGGATTAAATCAATCCCTTTGTTTTTCATTCATTCTTGACTCATTTTCTATAGGAGAATATGAAAGAGAGATTGGAAAGGATAGCCAACATGTAAGTAATGTAGATCTATGTTGTGCTCCCTCTGTTAACCAAGGCCAATACACCATCTACTGTATATAAAATAATACTGCATTTATGTTTAACTTCATTACGTTTTGTTCTTCTCCTTTGTTTTAGGATGAAAGACACTTCCAGCCTTTTAAGAAGTATAGAACCCTCAATGTAAATTCAGACTTAatatgtatttttgtaattgaTCTCTGGATTAGTATGCGAGTGATGAATAAAGGAATCATGGAAAAATATCGACTTGTGTTCACAATCCAttatatagagtaccagtcaaaaggttggacacatac
Coding sequences within:
- the LOC135507592 gene encoding centrosomal protein of 44 kDa-like, yielding MMSTGDLKGCLRKLDSQLRALKYPREVDYNGLAKGDPSAFLPIVSYAFISYSPHLAEHLVRFGVELTGKNDLRFIECIYKVLRDLFHYKPVLTKQQFLQFGYAERKTCILCDVIAFALQKHKELSKGNKPKPRPHFQALCSDSKSEALPFQAETMNPMATKLSLSRPLVERHIGGDSWLSSRRTSDIEESEEEEEEEGLGLEEVQNQAPTVPQTDLVVEGRLAVLEAQLLQVQTRLGGLSALEQRLELLEKASAGRITIDKHQWENLESRVLLLETKLTLSTATAQESSSLINGGWSHHVADNATEVTESRPSLPESLLHNSGCERPQSSTTSASYPITPCVTTAPPEENMKERLERIANMMKDTSSLLRSIEPSM